In the Argiope bruennichi chromosome 8, qqArgBrue1.1, whole genome shotgun sequence genome, gttaataaaataaaaagttaatgtaaaataaaacactcacatatttaaaaaaaaatgtgttgaaatgtttAACCAAACTgatagtttattaaaagaaaggctTCATAACGTAACGTTTGTTGCAAAATCTATAATTCCAcccttgttttattgttattattttattaattgaactcCTACTGctccctttttttattaatactcttTCCATCATCTTCAATCCAAAGTTCCTATTTccgcattaaatttcatttatgcattAGAAATCATGATGGGTGGTCTAGATGATGGACTTTTCTCCAATTCGTCCGCAGTTGCGTAAACAATGAACCGAAAAACTGGTTAGCAGGGGCAAAAATCTGAGTTGTCCGTTTCGCAGTCTTCGAACTTCTTTATTTTGGTCGcttgctggattttttttttttttgttatattctttGTAACTAATGGtcatgtattgttttttttttttttttcatttgatggaTATCAGCGGATATGATGAAAGTTTGAACGAGGAAGACATAGATTAAAACTATTATCATTCAACCCTCTCCCCCCTTTCACTTCTAGAATAAATTACATAGTTCCTTAAGTTTTATTGCTTAGTATTTTGCTTAGATTAGTAAAATATGCATGcgcataaaatttttgaagctcCCTGTCTCAAATACATTGACATAGAACAGTATCCCATTTTATCTTTGAAGAGAAAAAAGTCTTTagtcatttcattattttgtccaagaatttttaagcattttttggCTTACTTATCCAGTGCACATATAAAGAGGTAAATGAAATGTATCAAAGAGGCATTAGTAAAATAGCCAACAAATGAAttcagttttgtttctttttaaatatattaaaatattttaaaatttgagtttttttgtATGTGTGCACTTAAGTAAGAAAGTAATTGATCACTTGGCGACAGAAATTCGGGTCCAAAAATTCTGCTGCATGACTCAAATGTATAGATGGATTTTATAGATAGAAGCCCatgtttattatgtatttttttaactgaattgcaaaaaaaagtcgggaaaaagaatttaagtattctctttatcttttaattttcattatttataagataatgaaattcccaaatatttaacccattacgaaattttaattatgcattcaGGTTTTTAGTCTGAAGAGTCAGTTCATTCCCATGGACTTTGGGAGACCTTCAATTAATTTGTTGACATTAATGTGTCCTCAACCTGTGAATTTTTAACGCAACATGAAGAACGTGAAGCGTTCGATTATTTCCTATATAATTTTCGATGCCTCGAGAATGGTAATTTTCATTGTCTTTAATAATCAATGTGGACAAGGCCGCCACCACCTACCCTACCATTAAAATCATTCCTAGCGTCTCATCCGGTTTAGAATAtgcatattcaattaaaaaaaggcctgagacacttttttttttcattgccatCTTCATTTCAAGGCTGAACaacgatataaattttaatttccatcgaGGGGTCAACCAGCCTATTGAACCCTCCACCAACAAAATTATTCGTCGAATGTTAAAATCTGGACACGGAATCCATCAAGGTTGGGAAAACAGTAGTTGTGCCAAGCCTGTTCCACCTCCCTtgacaagaatttttaattttgttttcctttgttGTTCGTGACTCACCGTTCGATTGAGTTCCGATACTTCGATCACGTCCTCACGATTAATTACTGATTTCTTGTTCATCCCTCCCCATCTACCTCACGTTCGACGTCCCCCTCCTTCCTGCCAGGTCCCTTCAGATCGGCATCGGCCTTCCTGTTCCTGAGTAGTTATGATCTTCAGGTTGATTGTTCTTGTTTTTAAAACCGTTAGGAATTCGGAGACCTCGACCAACTTATTGAATATTACCTATTGTCTTATCGGTGGCACATGACCAGCATAAAGCGATGGTTGTGTAAGTTTAGGTCATCTTGCAGGTCTGCGGTCATAATCGGATCGCTTTGTCATTCTGGTATATAAGAGGTTAGGAGGAGTTATAATTTGATTAGTTAGTTTTGCTGATGAATGTTTTGTGATCGACCTAGAGGTTATCTTTCGTCGTGTCGGAAGTAACTGATTGTGGGTAAAAGTTAATTAAGGAAATGATTATAtggattaaatataattaaatgctgCTGGTttgaatattgaaacattttaatgcacGCTGTTCTGAATGAGCAATTAATAAAGTTGTAAAGTTCAGTCTATGTAGCAAATGGAGCAAATATCGACCTTTGCATAGATTATTATGAACTGTCGTGGAATTTCTTTTGTATGTATCATATTTTTCAGCTTTCATGTGTACTTTATATCCATCAACAATGATTAAGAGTCCACgtaacactttttttcttttttatacaatgtaaagattttaaaatagatatttttagaactttttgaCTTACTGTGGGAAAGCAGtgacttttcaaaatttagtgtatcattaatttttattaaatacagtacattcccgagtattcggttcgcgactatccagctttgttttgttttttatcgtaattaaatgaggaagacaaggcgtctattaagtcatctattaaggactcACAAAAGCTAAAAACTGTatgttttgactcttatcttagggttactttttcatatatatataatcatttattagtgaaaaataaaattagtttgagcTAATTTTCTTAAGATTCGCGATTTATGTCAATGTTTTGTTTATACTTCCTGCATTTAAATCGggaattacagaatttatgttaaaatataaacaattaatatcttttaacttactctttttctaataaattcttgaaacgcgtagtgcagtatataaacttcCAGTACAGagctttctattttaactcaacaAGTTACCGGCAACAGCTTCAATGATTCACCGGACCGCGAATGCGTTCGCATTgaaataaatggagggcttagtactcagtaagaagtgagaaaaaacatattataacagtgaattttggataaaaactttgtcttcttgTACcagtgggcaaagaaatgaattcatagaactctaGCCTATCCAgcctttttttgttatttggcCAGTCGTTCCATCACATTAAGTCGAATACTCGAGAATGCACcgtagaaaaaaattctatatgaaaTGGTTTTTCAGCAGCTATATTTGAAATGCTTCATACTAAGatgtttttttgttaatatagtttgaaaaaaaatgaagatttagaTGCTATGCTATTTTTCGTGACCTCTAATATTCTTCTGCATGACCTCATTTGGGTTGTGACCCACAGTTTAagaaatattcatgtaaaattttttaactgattgaataatttttctataacaatTATAACTTTCAGATTGGAATAGAAAATGCTTCCCCTACCTTTGGTTCTAGCAATTCCAGGGgctcatactttttttttttaaatgaatggttGCTTGTTCTTCCgcaaaataatttatggaatttttaatttgcgAGTAGTCTGTATTGGTGGTCTTTTTCGTTCCcacatttcatacatttttttctccctctttttaACTCAACTCATAAATTGTCCCAAAATTCATTAATACACCCTTGTCTCACAAAACCATCAAATATCCCCGAAATTCCTGCCTCATAACTATTTTCAAATCATCGCCAGAATTTCGCAAGAGTTGTCACATAGCTTCACATTTTCGGCTTCCACCtccatgaaatattcattttttcccccttcttaaGTGCTTTCATTAAAAGTCCTGACTcccaaaaataagataaataaaatatgtctataACAGACCTTTTACCGCTGGCCTATAAAGACGgcacaatttttttaagacaCTTGCGCACATAATTGCACTTGATGAGGTAATAACCTCCGAGGACATTTGAGTTGACTGCGACCGTActcgaaagaagaaaaatgtcGACTCTTACTTCTTAATTCTGTACGGTGGTGGCAACGacggaaaaaaaagcttttgcgTTAAGCTCGTTAACCGGCTTATACTGTGTAGAGTTTCTAATTACAACTCTGTCTTGCAGCAAGAAGACAACCTGACCTTCCTGATTCATGAATTTTTCATCATCTAGGGGCTTTTTTTGTTAACAAGTATTGCTTACATGACTATAAATCTTATATTCTGGGTCCCTATCTCCCTTTTCGGTGAAAGAACATTTCTTCGAAACATAGAGTTTCGCCTCTGAAATAGCTGTATTTGGAGAAAAAGTAGCATACTAAGTTATTTAATAGTTCTTAGATGAGTATGGGAGATAAATGATTTCTTGAAATCCTTAGTCTCTTATCCTTAGCCGGAAAGAATGCTGAATGCTCTCGTTATAGAACAATTTTAGATATTAGTTGGTTTCATACAATATCTGtctgaatattgaataattttacataaatgcatttcaatagaaaatggtataaaatagGAATAtctaggaaatttaaaaattaatatgcattactGAATGACGATCATTTCTAAATTGCATAGCTATACTTAAAAAAGGAAGTTTTTGTGTACGATGttgagaaaaatttcatttacagccATGAAATTTGTCTCATAAGTAGTCGTATAGGTAATTCGATGAATTCTAagcttgaattttaaaacttaatgaagaaaatattaattcgaTATTTTATATTGTTGGAAGTGTTTCCGCACTTATTTGCCTTTACAGTAGTCTTCTTAATCCGATAAATATGGTTTAGAATCCCTCCCGGATTATAATGAGTGTCAAACATAACTTTGAAACAATTGTTCCTTCATAACTTTGAAACATATGATtgattacacaaaaaatatttttacttcgttctaaaaatttgaaaaaattaccttttcagtcgcgtaaaatttatttctgtacgactatttctttgaatttaatcatttttctaaatccgttgaaacttattttacaatttaatcacAATTTTCAATCACGTTCTGTTGCCAATGTGAAAagttttttactgaaaaattttcgccttagcttttattttttaatgacttttaatgTACGAactctataatttattttaaatatcgctgtttataatgttttgcaattttcttttattattttatgggtGTCACTTGACATATTATATGTCATTTTCATAGTTGTTTTTAGTTTGAACTCAATGAATAAGATAAGATAAATATCTTATCTTAttcattaagttaatttttacatatatctaaaaacaaataaataatatatggtTCGTGCATcattgtttacatatatatatatataaagcaaataaatgcaGGCTGAATCGCGGATGCAGTGACTAGATTTCcttctttgtgtgtgtgtaatatatatatatatatatatatatatatatatatatatatatatatatatatatatatatatagctcagTTATTAAGATGTTTCTACATTCCTCCAACTGggtttaaggatttttttttcattgtaattctGAAGAAATTGCCGCaacattatttttacaccatctttaaaaaaaagaatctttctaatgaaatcagttttagtagcgtacaatttttctttaacttttttaatcagatttttaaagttaattttaaaaatactttttatcagtTCCATTCCTTTACATCTCTATAAACTATACAACTAACAGCTATTgctttttcctatttatttatagAACAAATATACACATGCGAAGCCGCCGGGTACAGTGTTAGTACcaaatatgttttgtaatttttatatcttagagAATCTTTATTTGCTGATTCAATGAACAGTTTTGTACATTATAGTGAGACAGTaaaaccttaaaaatataaaatcggaTATTTATATACAtcctatgatttaaaaaaaaaaaaaaaaagagcagtgGTGTTTAGAAATATGCAATCTATAGTAATTTtcaatctttcttatttttataattaacccttaaaaacgttttgaaattaatatacaaattttatataaaaaatttcaagaattttatgaaaaccatgatttaaaaataaacattctaaatagacagaaaaaaaaaaggattgaatcTTACATTAGTTATCAATAGAGGAAAAAgctctgaataaattatttacagaGAGAGTAAAATTGGTTTGAATTGTGATTTACagtaatgaaaagtattgttgtaaaatacattaaaaatgttttttaaaaatatattgaagataaaGGGAACAAAATTGTACGGCAACTAAATTGTTATGAagaaaaaggcaatttttaaaaatttccaaattatataaaaattatttttctgctttaatattttctgaagttatcaaggaaaaaaataacaaaatgttgcctaatattaatattttaactcgattaaaattgtaaaaaggcACCGTTCTGAGGTGACATTTCCACCttcgaaaatatatttgtgccaaatgtCATAGCCTTAGTTCGAGGACTCCAGACCTGGAGAATGTCAACTGACATTCCCCTTCATTACTCGTAGAGATTGATTGTAGCCCATTTCACCTTTGAGGTGTCATAGGCTACTTCAAATATGGATATTTTATGCTGGTGTGCCCTTACTTAAAATTCCACAGACATTAATTTCACCAAAAGTTgcgtttcttatttatttatttttttattgtccgATTCATTAAATCTGATAAAAGTTTTATACATAGTAGCTTATAGATTAATCCGAGGGGATAGATaatttactgtatgaataaataattttaatgatgatatttCATTCGGTGCATTAAACCAAATGCAATTTGCTAGTTTTACAAAATTGGAACTGTGCTGCCATCTAGTGTTGAATGGAAACTTTTTGTTCGATCTgaagttattttaaagttatcattcctttttcttttcaggCATTCTATGGGTTTAATCTCCAAAAATGAAGGTTTAGAACTTTGTGACAAAGTAACAGCTTCTTCTTTTTGCAGgtacattaattttcaatttcattattttattttattgattatacgATATTGGAAATTTCACTAAGATTTTTACATTCGTACCCATTACGACATTGTTTAAAGTGAATCTTCTTTTCTCTTGTTTAGGAGACGTCTACCCGTATTGATGACAAGAAGTAAAATGGCCCCATCTTTAAAGGATGCAACTAAGTTCGTAGAACAAGGACGTATCCTTTTTTTTAAGGGGGAAAAAGTTTCcagtttttgataaataaaagcattttgtaataattttgcaaaattttttctccaataatttaaaaaattattattattattttactcatgGCATCATTATTTACTTGACTATTTTCATCCGAGAAATTTACCAAAgccagaaaattttataataaagggataaaaaaaatataacaatgataaaaaataataagatgttGAAATTCCATTACTTAATGAATTCTAGTGAAATGCTTGTTACATTTTTTTcggttttcttttaaaatagttaacaattaaaaaaaaaaaactaaatgttttcCCAATTTGTCATTTCTATTCACGGACTTAACAAAAATGGAATCCTTGATCATGAAAAGGGACTAGAAATATacgaatgttttttaaaatacatgaaaaagaaatccttcttttatattttaaagattgacTTACTTTGTCCCACGTATACTCAGAATTTTTGCATTTGGCTCTTGCTATCGTTTGAGTTTGATGGATATAACCAGATTCGTTTAAAACCAAATGCCCATTTCATTGACCCAAACCAATGCTAGCATTTAGTTTAAGCCATTTCGTTATATCTTAATGTATTTTGCTTAACTTTTGTGATCAGATGTTCGTATTGGACCAAATGTAGTAATGGACCCAGCCTTTCTAGTAACTAAGAATATGGAAGACTTCGTTACCTGGGTGGACAGGTCTGCTATCAGGAAACACATAGCCAATTACAATGAAGAGGTttgtttttccttatttattttctaaaatttgaaggattttttaagtcaataaattatttatttttattaaactaacaccattttctcctctttttttttccagatggATGACTTTGACTTCATGTAGAAATGGatgtgttatttaataaaatatttgtaaataaatcatttttgtaccAATACCGGTAGccagtaattttttaaactatcaaacATTAAACAAagacattttattgttatatgaGTTGTGCCTGTTGTCCTTACCTAATCTGTCGTAATATtacgataaaaatttattttatttcatatgtgtaaaagtattttcatctgctaaattacttaaaaaaatttttaaagtagtttagttaaaaaaaattaattttaaaaatttgattagcATGAGGATACCTGATTTTAATTTACAGCAGCAGAATAAATTGCAACTCATCAAAATTTTGGCAAATTACCTACAACATTTGTACAGATCACTGAGTTATTTAgctgcatatttaatttttttgcattattttatatgcactaaactttaataaaattcatataaacaaaatgtCTGATTTGCATGTTTCAGTTTCtcttaattacatataaaaaaactattaaatgagTTGAAAGTTATTATATGtctaatatattatcattttgggaattattagttattattaatcatttttttttctcattgagaAGCATTTAATATAGTAAAACTCAACATTTTGTACAGAACTGAAGATCTGGACCTTTAGTTTTAGAATAGAGTTATTGGTTGCTTTTATTAACGTTATTAAAATCTAACtttatgtttagttttttttatttcccacaaatattttatttaaatttgaatgaaaaaagaaaaaaatgttgttctgtACAATTTACCCTGCAATGTTATTGTTACAACATAATGAAcagttttgtcaaaattttactgtGCCATTTTACTGTATGATATGTATTTCCTCAATAATGATAACTTCTGTTAACTGCATGTTTCTTACAAaactagataaaatatatttcttattttaaatacaatccttttatttaaaactttctcttataattattttgtgaataatataattattttgtgaatgtGATGAATATTTATCTTTACTTGTTGAATTCCATATAGATTTCATTCTCTTCAATCTGATATTCAAAAAAGTGTATTGTCTATAATTATAACAGTTAAGGTTCTTTGAAATCTATTATTGCCTTAGTTTAATAAAACAACTCTCACATAATAAGATTAACTAAAGCCATTGGAAGTTCTTTGTTTTGGCATAAGATTTCAGTTAAGTTACTTAATTTAGTCTTTGTAAATTTTActacaatattattttagaacatttttgaaagaatgaacCTTGTTTCCACCTGTAACAAGCACTCACTTTACACTTTAATCATACAGTATATGCCTtactcccccccaaaaaaaaattgagatcatatcagtatattattaattatgcttataattttaaacagtaataatttGAATGTTGAAGGTagacattatttcattaattatagacagcaaattacagattattttgaaatttaaattaagtgatagctgaacttttattataattgtgCTTTTGTATCATAGTGATGCAATTAATCATATGTATATACAAAGCtcatccatgattttttttaccaCAAAATATATGAAGATGAAATACAACTCTAATTATAggatatattgtaatatttcagattaatttattacaatagataacaattaaaataaccaCATTTTTGgtaaagactttttaaaatttacaaggaAGCGATCAAATTttattggtgaaaaaaaaattatttttcattactgtGTTATTTGAACTtggattataattaaatattggtgattgaattttatatccataaatttttttatgatattaaaaacttcTATGTTTGATGCTTTTTGATTTAACTTAAGTAGATGGTggagtaatttaatttttgtcacttATTTTATTAGGTGAATTATCGTccattctgcatttttttttaaatatgtgattcAATTCGTGAAA is a window encoding:
- the LOC129981321 gene encoding U3 small nucleolar ribonucleoprotein protein IMP3-like; this translates as MRKLKYHEKKLLKKVDFINWEVDNNLHELKIMKKYYVQKREDYTRYNKLARKIRTLARMIKDLDMKDPFRKEAGDRFHTLLHSMGLISKNEGLELCDKVTASSFCRRRLPVLMTRSKMAPSLKDATKFVEQGHVRIGPNVVMDPAFLVTKNMEDFVTWVDRSAIRKHIANYNEEMDDFDFM